In Cyanobacterium stanieri LEGE 03274, one genomic interval encodes:
- a CDS encoding glycosyltransferase, with translation MKTALVHEWLTPKATGGSELVVKEILELIDNIELYALIDFESSNPQSYLYGRKINTSFLQHFPLSKNGIQNYLPLLPIAVEQLNVTEYDLVLSSSHAVAKGIITTPAQLHICYCHTPMRYAWDLTFDYLQRTSPLKGFFARYFLHKIRQWDVISAHRVDYFIANSHHTARRIWRCYRREAEVIYPPVQVDKFPFEAQKSDFYVIVSRLVSYKKVSLIVEAFNQLGKPLVVIGDGPEYKSIQALAKPNITLLGSVDDITLKKYLSSAKAFIYGACEDFGIAIVEAQACGTPVIAYGQGGALETVIDIRTHQDTGTGLFFSSQTVESLVDAVNNFENLLPHFHAENCLINAQRFSLQRFQQSYQQFIDQCLYEFSPK, from the coding sequence ATGAAAACAGCATTGGTCCATGAATGGTTAACCCCCAAGGCGACGGGAGGTTCGGAGTTAGTAGTTAAAGAGATTTTAGAGCTAATAGATAATATTGAACTATATGCCCTCATCGATTTCGAGTCTTCCAATCCTCAAAGTTACCTTTATGGACGAAAAATCAACACTTCTTTCCTACAACATTTTCCCCTGAGCAAAAACGGCATCCAAAACTATTTACCCCTATTGCCCATTGCCGTAGAGCAACTAAATGTAACAGAATATGATTTGGTGTTATCTTCTTCCCATGCAGTAGCAAAAGGGATAATCACCACCCCCGCTCAACTTCATATTTGTTATTGCCATACTCCCATGCGCTATGCTTGGGATTTAACCTTTGACTATCTCCAGCGCACCTCACCCCTCAAAGGATTTTTTGCCCGTTATTTCCTCCACAAAATAAGACAATGGGATGTAATCTCAGCCCATCGGGTAGATTACTTTATCGCTAATTCCCACCACACAGCGAGAAGAATATGGCGTTGTTATCGTCGGGAAGCAGAAGTAATTTATCCCCCCGTACAGGTAGATAAGTTTCCCTTTGAGGCTCAAAAATCAGATTTTTACGTAATTGTATCTCGCCTTGTCAGTTATAAAAAAGTATCCCTCATTGTTGAAGCCTTTAATCAACTAGGAAAACCTTTAGTTGTCATTGGGGATGGCCCTGAATATAAATCCATACAAGCCCTTGCCAAGCCTAATATTACCCTTTTAGGGTCAGTGGATGACATAACCCTTAAAAAATATTTATCCTCCGCTAAGGCTTTTATATACGGTGCTTGTGAAGATTTTGGCATCGCCATTGTAGAAGCCCAAGCCTGTGGCACTCCTGTGATTGCCTATGGGCAAGGGGGAGCTTTAGAAACGGTTATTGACATACGAACCCATCAGGATACTGGCACGGGGCTTTTTTTCTCATCTCAAACCGTAGAATCATTGGTTGATGCTGTCAATAATTTTGAAAATTTATTACCCCATTTCCATGCCGAAAATTGTCTTATTAATGCTCAAAGGTTCAGTTTACAAAGATTTCAACAGTCATATCAACAATTCATTGATCAATGTTTATATGAATTTAGTCCAAAATAA
- a CDS encoding sugar transferase — protein MTINTQFLSRKSARSSTKSRAIAQSTISHSYRYKRVFDIIFSATVLIICFPIYFTIALLILISSPGPIFYYQERVGKNFQTFKCIKFRTMVKNADLILDKILAECPHKKAEFENNFKLKKDPRITWIGRFLRATSLDEFPQFWNVLKGDMSIVGPRPLVPKELCMYGNKIDKVLTIKPGITGLWQVSGRNDIPYNRRILMDVYYVMNNNFMFDIWIVLKTIAVMFFTKNNGAY, from the coding sequence ATGACCATCAATACCCAATTTTTGTCTAGGAAAAGCGCGCGTAGCTCTACAAAATCAAGGGCGATCGCACAATCAACCATTTCCCATAGCTATCGTTATAAAAGAGTATTTGACATTATTTTTTCCGCCACAGTATTAATAATCTGTTTTCCCATCTACTTTACCATTGCCCTATTAATATTAATTAGCTCCCCTGGACCAATTTTTTACTATCAAGAAAGAGTAGGCAAAAATTTTCAAACTTTTAAATGTATTAAGTTTAGAACCATGGTTAAAAATGCTGATCTAATCTTAGACAAAATTTTAGCAGAATGTCCCCATAAAAAAGCTGAATTTGAAAATAATTTTAAACTAAAAAAAGATCCTCGTATCACTTGGATTGGTAGATTTTTACGAGCCACAAGTTTAGATGAATTTCCCCAATTTTGGAACGTATTAAAAGGTGATATGAGTATTGTTGGGCCTCGTCCTCTTGTCCCCAAAGAGCTTTGTATGTATGGTAATAAAATTGATAAAGTATTAACTATCAAGCCAGGGATCACAGGATTATGGCAGGTATCGGGAAGAAATGATATTCCTTATAATCGTCGTATTTTAATGGATGTTTATTATGTTATGAATAATAATTTTATGTTTGATATTTGGATTGTTCTTAAAACTATTGCGGTGATGTTTTTTACTAAAAATAATGGAGCTTATTAA
- a CDS encoding Rieske 2Fe-2S domain-containing protein: protein MTQSTLEKAKAPVVLPVGGEDEDNFNYQEVWYPVFFVEDLQKNRPNSFTLLGEDIVIWWEEKTSQWRVFTDKCPHRLAPLTEGRINEEGLLECPYHGWAFSGEGDCEVIPQQQENQRAHTSSRACVKAYPCKVEQDLLFVYAGDPDNADKTPIPIVDPLEEDKDKWLVLNTFRDIPYSALTLLENVLDSSHIPYTHHGSVGDRSNVSTVELEIISSNRQGFNGVWQEGPRKGKLGSQYTTFVAPNLMWHDLTSKQFGRTMTVVYATPISKGKCRLFARFPFQFSSKIPQFFIKLTPRWYSHLNQNAILEDDQIFLHYQERYLEKLGGSEKYEKACYLPTKADLYVTEFRQWINKYNAELFPNQDLPATPTHDILLERYHSHTEKCSSCRQALNNIQNIRQILIIFTAIIWSLLPMISLNFPNISPVIIYSIVIVNLISIVSYFYLGKIEKRFYQGQKIAPRNITK from the coding sequence ATGACACAATCTACCCTAGAAAAAGCAAAAGCCCCTGTAGTTTTACCTGTGGGGGGAGAGGATGAAGATAATTTTAATTATCAAGAGGTTTGGTATCCTGTGTTTTTTGTGGAGGATTTGCAAAAAAATCGACCTAATTCTTTTACTTTGTTAGGGGAAGATATTGTAATTTGGTGGGAGGAAAAAACTTCTCAATGGCGAGTATTTACCGACAAATGCCCCCATCGTTTAGCGCCTTTAACGGAAGGGAGAATTAATGAGGAGGGTTTGTTGGAATGCCCTTACCATGGTTGGGCTTTTTCTGGGGAGGGAGATTGTGAGGTGATACCCCAACAACAAGAAAATCAACGGGCGCATACTTCTTCCCGTGCCTGTGTGAAGGCTTATCCTTGTAAGGTTGAGCAGGATTTATTATTTGTTTATGCTGGTGATCCTGATAATGCGGATAAAACTCCTATTCCCATCGTAGATCCTTTGGAGGAAGATAAGGATAAATGGTTGGTGTTAAATACTTTTCGGGATATTCCTTATTCTGCCCTCACTTTATTGGAAAATGTTTTAGATTCTAGTCATATCCCCTATACTCATCATGGTTCTGTGGGCGATCGCTCCAACGTTTCTACGGTAGAATTAGAAATTATCAGTAGTAATAGGCAAGGCTTTAATGGAGTATGGCAAGAAGGGCCAAGAAAAGGTAAGCTAGGCAGTCAATATACTACCTTTGTTGCCCCCAATTTAATGTGGCACGACTTAACCTCTAAACAATTTGGACGCACCATGACGGTGGTTTATGCTACTCCTATTAGTAAAGGAAAATGCCGTTTGTTTGCTCGTTTTCCCTTCCAATTTTCCTCAAAAATTCCTCAATTTTTTATCAAATTAACCCCTCGTTGGTATTCCCATCTTAATCAAAATGCTATCCTTGAAGATGATCAAATTTTCCTCCATTATCAAGAGCGATACTTAGAAAAATTAGGCGGTAGCGAAAAATATGAAAAAGCCTGTTACTTACCCACTAAGGCAGATTTATATGTAACCGAATTTAGACAGTGGATAAATAAATATAATGCCGAATTATTCCCTAATCAAGACTTACCAGCAACCCCTACCCACGATATTTTATTAGAGCGTTATCATTCCCATACAGAAAAATGTTCTAGTTGTCGTCAGGCACTGAACAATATTCAAAACATTCGTCAAATTTTAATCATTTTTACTGCTATTATTTGGTCACTTTTACCGATGATTTCTCTTAATTTCCCGAATATATCTCCAGTAATTATTTATTCAATAGTGATCGTTAATTTAATCAGTATTGTCAGTTACTTTTATCTAGGAAAAATTGAAAAAAGATTTTATCAAGGTCAAAAAATAGCTCCTAGAAATATTACAAAATAA
- a CDS encoding NAD-dependent epimerase, which yields MNILVTGAAGFIGFYLTQELLSKGESVIGIDNLNDYYDTSLKTARLQELETQKNFTFHKLDLADRKNLEQLFKNNQFDFVIHLAAQAGVRYSIENPHAYVDSNLVGFVNLLECCRHNSIKHLVFASSSSVYGANKKIPFSTSDNVDNPVSLYAATKKANELMAHTYSHLYHIPCTGLRFFTVYGPWGRPDMAYFLFTKAILEGKPIKVFNYGKMQRDFTYIDDIVEGIIRVMNHIPQSSTAEDRSKIPPYKIYNIGNNQPVELTRFIEVIENCLGMKAEKNFLPIQPGDVPTTYADIDDLIQDVGFKPTTSIEEGIERFVSWYKNYYETN from the coding sequence ATGAATATATTAGTAACAGGTGCCGCAGGATTTATTGGTTTTTATCTAACTCAAGAATTATTATCCAAAGGAGAATCTGTTATCGGTATAGATAATCTGAATGATTACTACGATACCTCCCTCAAAACAGCCCGATTACAAGAATTAGAAACACAAAAAAACTTCACCTTTCATAAACTAGATTTAGCGGATAGAAAAAATTTAGAACAGTTATTTAAAAACAATCAATTTGATTTTGTAATACATCTAGCCGCCCAAGCAGGGGTAAGATATTCCATCGAAAATCCCCATGCCTATGTAGATAGTAACCTAGTGGGTTTTGTAAATCTTTTGGAATGCTGTCGCCACAATAGCATAAAACATTTAGTTTTCGCCTCCTCTAGCTCAGTTTATGGGGCTAACAAAAAGATTCCTTTTTCCACCTCCGACAATGTCGATAATCCTGTTAGTTTATATGCCGCCACCAAAAAGGCCAATGAATTAATGGCACACACCTATAGTCATCTGTATCATATTCCTTGTACGGGATTACGCTTTTTCACCGTTTATGGGCCTTGGGGAAGACCTGATATGGCATACTTTTTATTTACTAAGGCTATTTTAGAGGGAAAACCGATTAAGGTTTTTAATTATGGCAAAATGCAGCGAGATTTTACCTATATCGATGATATTGTGGAGGGAATTATTAGGGTGATGAATCATATTCCTCAATCATCAACAGCTGAGGATAGAAGCAAAATTCCTCCTTATAAGATATATAACATAGGTAATAATCAACCCGTTGAGTTAACTAGATTTATTGAAGTTATTGAAAATTGTTTGGGTATGAAAGCAGAAAAGAATTTCTTACCCATACAACCGGGAGATGTGCCAACAACCTATGCAGATATTGATGATTTAATTCAAGATGTCGGTTTTAAACCTACTACTTCCATTGAGGAGGGCATCGAAAGATTTGTAAGTTGGTATAAGAATTATTACGAAACTAACTAG